The sequence below is a genomic window from Dictyostelium discoideum AX4 chromosome 5 chromosome, whole genome shotgun sequence.
ATCTTCACAAGATTCTAAAATTGCAATTTATTGTGCTTCAATTCTTTATCAATCTGTTAGTGCAAGTTGTATGTatctataattttattatatattatatattaaatattaaatattatattaattgtatttatatttttatctcTACTACTAAATCATCATAAAATATATACTATTATAGtattatcatcaaaaatcattttaattcatattttcccaaatttatttaatttccttAGTGAATTACAAAAACAAGATACAGTACAAAAAGTAAATGAACAAAATTCAGTGATCgcattatttaatgatttattgaAAGCAAATTCAATAGCATTTGAAATgtattcaaatgaaaataaagaaccAAATCCATTAGAACCATTTGttgatcaattatttaaattattttcagatttattattattgaattcatcatcatcaattagaTCAAATTCAATCGAATGTTTATCAAATCtttatatttcaaaaaagGTACATACTACTGAACAAGATGATGACGATAGTGAACAAATCACTAATGAATTCCTTTTGGATTTAGAAAAGAGacaattcattattaaaagtttagTTTCACTTTTAAATAGTTCAGACAATACATTAAGACATAAGAGTTTAGATTCATTGTTTACTATTGCCTCAAATGAAGATCCTtcagttttaaatttatatgtaATACCAACTTTATTACAAATGATTAATCATTCATCatgtaatattaatacaactaataataaaattaataataacaataataataataatattgttataaaaaataataaatgtcaAGATGAACATTGTAATGAAGAtcatagtaataaaaatgaaaataataataatagtaacgaaaatagtaatggtaatagtaCTAGTGgtagtgatgatgatttaaaacattatttagAAGCTTTCACAAAATTATGTACACATCAACCATTATTAGAGAGTGTTATACCACAAATTCAAGTACTACTTCAAcataatattaaagaaacTTATCAATCGAATGAAGATTTTGAAAAGAGTATATTGATTTTACAATCtataagttttattttagagaaatcaacaaatattaaatcaatgacAATTtgttcaaaatcaattttattccCATTAATTAAAGGTTTATataaacaagaattaatatcttcaagtaatgataataacaataataataataataatagtaatagatttaatcaaattttaacaccaactttaaaaatgattcattcaatttttgaaaatatttcaattgaatcacaAAAACCACTTTtagagaaattaattaaattatttttaaatggtgatACTTTAGTTATTAATTATCAATTACcaacaacgacaacaacaataattaaaccatttgaaaaatcatcaccatataaatatttaataccaATATTTACAACAATCATCTCTCAAAGTAAATTAGATTTAtcagaaaataatgaattgaaACAATCACTTTACCAAATGTCATTAGATGTAAATGTAGATGATTCAATTGCAATCTCTTGTTCAAAAGCTTATTCatcaatcattaataaacaacaacaacaacaacaacaagatcaaatcaatttcaatttctttaatgatAATCTATTAAAAGTTATCAATGATACTACCACACCATTACCTTTGAAAATTAGACATTTAGATTTATTCACTTGGTGTACAAAAGCATTATTAACAAAtggtaattcaattaatattaaacttGGTTCTTGTTTAGCTGATatcatttcaaatgaaaatgtaGAATTATCTTATCATGCTTCAAAATCATTTGGTATTTTATTAAGTGAAACTGatgttttaaatgaaaaatctggttcaattataaaagtaaatatatatatatatacacacacatatataatatatatttgaaaatttttatactaatttttattttttattttttaaaaaattagatcTTATTTGAACAAAAATTCTTTACATTAATGTTCCCAATTTTATTAGAATCATTTAAGGttagtaaaaataaagaattacaaACAATCTCAtcacattatttaattgcaatttcaaatttacttAAACATGTACCAAAAGAGATTTTACTTGctgaattaaatgaaatctTACCAATCGTTATGCAATCACTTAAAAGttctgataataatgatcaaGTTCAATTATTAGATAGTAGTTTACAAACTTTAACAATGTTAATCAATGAAACTCCTTCAAGttttatttcttatttaGATTCTTTAATTccttcattaattaaaatttctacAAAATCTACAAAATATGTAagtgtataaaaaaaaattttaaaaaatcataataaatttatatatatatataatatatattatattatatatattatatattaatccttttattattatttttattattattattagaatttaaaaagatcAGCTTTAGAGattttaacattattatcaaaGTCAATTCcatttgttaatttattcCCTTATAAAACTCAAGTAGTTACAGATATAATTCCTTGTTTGGATGATAAAAAGAGAATAGTAAGAAGAGAGGCTCAAAAATGCAGAAACAGCTGGTATATTTTgcaaaagtaaaaaataaatgaattttaatgattaattttcttttttttttttcctatttttattttttctatttttattttttctatttttatttttttctatttttattttttctattctATTAATTTGATATTTTCATTTCCTTAAATGGAATAAATTCACATTTGTTTctatatttctttttgagagtttctgaaaaaaaaataataaataaaaaataaaaacaatactAAAATgtctttttattaatttgttaattattttttttttttattcatattattttttgttacccaaaaaaaaaaaaaaaaatttaaaaatataatatgtatatatatatatataaaaaaataaaattaaaaaaaaaaaaaaattttataaaaattttaattgcttggttttatatataatattttggGGTATGAGCAAGTAGTGATACTAAAAATATGAAACCCACATTGGAAAATAGATATTGGGAGTATTTGTTTAACACACTCACACACCAACCCCCattaaatgtttaaattacaataatttaaatattgtttaattattttacaatATTACTTTTTGTTCAATGAAACAAACAATCATTTAACAATGTTGAAAAAAGTACTTttcataaattaatttaattattaaaattttttatttttatttatattttttttttttttttttttttttttttttaaacacttataatatattttatttatatatgtatttttttaattttaaaaaaaattctataaATAGTTGTTATTAGTcctaaaataattatttaaaaaagataaaaataaaaaaataaaaataaaaatagaaataaattaaataaataaattaaaataatttaaaatcaaatatttaattttaaaaaaaaataaaaaaaatgaaaattattttttttattttttttatttttttttttattcaattgcTTTCAAACCGATATGTATTAggtgaaaaatcaaataatattgataatactAAGGATGATAAATTAAGTcctttaaaacaaatattacaaaaacaaagaaaacaagcagaaaatgaaaagaatttaattaaaaatcttgCAGAAATCATTTACACTGTGAAATCAATGGATCAATCACAATCTGAAACTGGTGATGTTTATATTGACCTATTCTTAGAGGATACCGATGGAAAGAATACTACAAAAATGGCAGAATCTATCTACAGTTTAATTGATACCTTGGAGAGATTCGATATTGAAAAACGTCAATTACgattagaaaaaaaacaacgaAAACATAAACAATCTaaaacacaacaacaacaactagaTTTAGTTAATGACAAattcatttcaaaaaaattactgtcaattgatattgaaaattttgattttgagaGAAATGTTGACaacaatcaacaacaacaagatttTGATATAATCGATCAAGAAATCATTGATGGTTTACCAATAACTCATTATAAAGATGTTTATCTtcgaaataaattaatttcaaaatcagtTAATACTGACTCACAATCAAGTAATtcagaaaataatgaatcatcTTCAGTAGGtttatcaattggttcaACATCTTCACCAAACAGCTCACAAAAACCATCATTAGAATCGTCGTCAACAAACTCAAAACCTCTTGAGCCACCCTCTCAAGAGTCACAAGGATCATCAgaaaattcatcatcaatagATTTATCTTCACAAGAATCTTACTCAAATGAACAGTCCTCAATTGAGTCATTCTCACCAAGTTCCTCATCTAAAGAATCATCACAAGAATATTCTTCAAGTGAACCATCTCCTTCAAGTGggccatcatcatcatcatcattaagtTCACAAGAATATTCTGCTGGTTCATCTTCAGTAAGCCTATCTTCAGTAGGTTCACACTCACAGGAATCTTCTGTAGGTTCATCTTTAGTAGGTTCATCTTCTGTAGGTTCACAAGAATCTTTAGTAGGTTCATCTTCTGTAGGTTCACAAGAATCTTTAGTAGGTTCTTCTTCTGTAGGTTTACCTTCACAAGGATCATCCTCAATAGATTCATCCTCACAAGAATCATCTTCAATAGGTTCAGTAGGTTCAACTTCACAAGAATCTTCAGTCGGTTCATCTTCACAAGAATCTTCAGTAAGTTCATTTTCAGTAGGTTCACCTTCACAAGGATCATCCTCAATAGGTTCATCCTCACAAGAATCATCTTCAATAGGTTCATCATCAGTAAGTTCATCATCAAAAGGTTCGTCATCACAAAACAATGGACTAAGCTCTGAGCAACCTTTATCAGATAATGAATCAAATAGTGAATCAAACTCTTCACAATACATTTCAGAAAATGATTCAACTTCGTCATTACAAAATAATGACCCAAACTCATCATCACAAAACAATAATTCAAACTCTTTACAATCTGAATCTGAATCCTCTCaaaa
It includes:
- the mms19 gene encoding hypothetical protein, whose amino-acid sequence is MTSNITELNKWIEGYVNPQSEESVKTNAINMVLLYMKSNKIDLQDVVQGLGDYLKSNDSILRARGTLLLSEVLCRLPDLPLNQDQVHFLAMFYCDRLQDYACSSEVVKGITGLITNHTPDYPDNQKLLRNIFSEVHPTSLTQAHRKMVLQVIDIMFNKCLSEIQELKNDFMVGYLQFIDNEKDPRNLIFSFKLLPKVIYNIPEHKHFLESLFEIISCYFPISFNPKGNDPNSITKDDLSNSLLNCFSCTPLLAEHSIPFLIDKICSNLIETKIEALQTLVYCCDRYGGFAVQPFLEEIWSTLRTLILTHKNTTVIEESKKTIFYLTRSFTKERKVLESFLSIMIKECLHHIKSSQDSKIAIYCASILYQSVSASLLSSKIILIHIFPNLFNFLSELQKQDTVQKVNEQNSVIALFNDLLKANSIAFEMYSNENKEPNPLEPFVDQLFKLFSDLLLLNSSSSIRSNSIECLSNLYISKKVHTTEQDDDDSEQITNEFLLDLEKRQFIIKSLVSLLNSSDNTLRHKSLDSLFTIASNEDPSVLNLYVIPTLLQMINHSSCNINTTNNKINNNNNNNNIVIKNNKCQDEHCNEDHSNKNENNNNSNENSNGNSTSGSDDDLKHYLEAFTKLCTHQPLLESVIPQIQVLLQHNIKETYQSNEDFEKSILILQSISFILEKSTNIKSMTICSKSILFPLIKGLYKQELISSSNDNNNNNNNNSNRFNQILTPTLKMIHSIFENISIESQKPLLEKLIKLFLNGDTLVINYQLPTTTTTIIKPFEKSSPYKYLIPIFTTIISQSKLDLSENNELKQSLYQMSLDVNVDDSIAISCSKAYSSIINKQQQQQQQDQINFNFFNDNLLKVINDTTTPLPLKIRHLDLFTWCTKALLTNGNSINIKLGSCLADIISNENVELSYHASKSFGILLSETDVLNEKSGSIIKILFEQKFFTLMFPILLESFKVSKNKELQTISSHYLIAISNLLKHVPKEILLAELNEILPIVMQSLKSSDNNDQVQLLDSSLQTLTMLINETPSSFISYLDSLIPSLIKISTKSTKYNLKRSALEILTLLSKSIPFVNLFPYKTQVVTDIIPCLDDKKRIVRREAQKCRNSWYILQK